In Pseudomonas grandcourensis, the DNA window ATCGACACCAAAAAGGGCACCCTGACCCGCAGCATGGACGGCACCCAGAATGCGATCAGTACCGACCGCTTCACCACCGCCAGCCTGGAAGGCAACGTGAATGTGCTCGGCATGCAGCACGACCTGCTGTTCGGCATCGACGACGAATACCGCAAGATCTACCGCGAAGACCTGATCCGCCAGAAAAGCCGCACCCAGTTCAGCTACGTGAACCCGATCTATGGGCAGGAAGTGCCTGGCACTACCGTCAGTGCACCCGACAGTGCGCAGACCGATGAACTGCGCAGCGATTCGGTCTTCTTCCAGGACTCCATCCACCTCACCGACCAGTGGATTCTGGTGGCCGGCGCGCGTTTCCAGATGTACGACCAATACGCCGGCAAGGGTGTGCCGTTCCACGCCAACACCGACAGCAACGGGCAGAAATGGGTACCGCGCGCTGGCCTTGTGTACAAGTACACCGATGCCTTGTCGTTCTACGGCAGCTACACCGAGTCGTTCAAACCCAACTCCACCATTGCGCCATTGAGCGGCAGCAGTACCGTGCTTGACGGTGGTATGGCACCGGAAGAAGCCAAGTCCTGGGAGCTGGGTGCCAAGCTCGATCTGCCGGGCCGCATCACCGGTAACATCGCACTGTTCGACATCAAGAAACGCAATGTGCTGGTGGCCAACTCCGAAGGCCCGACCACGATTTACAGTGCCGCCGGCGAAGTGCGTTCCCGTGGCCTGGAAGTGGACCTGAGCGGTCAGCTCAGCGATCGCTGGAGCATGATCGGCAGCTATGCCTACACCGATGCCGAAGTCACCGAAGACCCGGACTACAAAGGCAATCAACTGCAAAACGTGGCGAAGAACAGCGGCTCGCTCTCGGCCGTCTACGACTTCGGCAGCGTCATTGGCGGCGACCAACTGCGGGTCGGCGCCGGGGCGCGTTATGTGGGTGAGCGCGCGGGCAACGCGATAAACGATTTCGACCTGCCGAGCTACACCGTGGCTGATGCGTTCGCCACCTACGACACCAAGGTTGAAGGGCAGAAGGTCAAGTTCCAGCTCAACGTGAAGAACCTGTTCGACCGCACCTACTACACCTCGGCGGCGAGTCGGTTCTTTGTTTCGATGGGGGATTCGCGGCAGGTGACGTTGTCGAGCACTTTGGAGTTTTGACGACAGACTGCGTTATCGTTCATCGCGAGCCTGCTCGCGAAGGCGGTAATTGTGGCGCCGAAGAACCCGCGTCTAGCGCAAAAACGCCTGCCGATACTCACCGGGCGTCCCGCCAAGTGACTGGCGAAAGCGGTTGGTGAAATGGCTGGCACTGGAAAAACCGCAAGCCAAGGCAATGTCGCCTAGCGGCTGCGAGGTCGTGCGCAGCAACTCCCGCGCCCGGTTCAGACGCCGCGCCAGCACGTACTGGTGGGGTGGCAAGCCGAAGCTTTCGCGGAACATCCGCGCGAAGTGGTATTCGGATAATGCGCACAACGCCGCCAATTGACCGAGGCTGATGGCCTCGTCCAGGTGGCTGTCGATGAACTCCACCAGATGCCGACGCTGATGCGCGGCCAGCCCGCCTTTAAGGCGCAGGCCCTGACGCGCGTTGACCTGGCTGAGCAGGGCATGGCTGAGCAGCTCGTGGGCCAGGCTGCTGGTCAGCAGTCGTTCGCCCGGCTCCTCCCAGTTCAGGGTGATCAATTGCCGAAAGCGCAGCGCCTGCTGCGGATCATCGAGAAAGGTCTGCTCGCGCAGCTGCATTTCCCGTGGTTCGCGATCGAGCAGGGTGACGCAGCCGAGGGCAAATTGTTCGGGGCTGAAATACAGGTGTGCCAGGCGAATATCGCCGTTGATTACCCAGCCTGACTGGTGATCGGCGGGCAGGATGCACAGTTTGTCCGGACCTCCCTTGTTGTCGGGTTGATCTCGGCGGAAGGTGCCGGTGCCGCCGGCCAGATAGCAGGACAACGTGTGATGGCTGGGCGCTTCGTATTCCTGGGCGTCGTGGTGATTGCTCCACAAGGCTGCAGACAAGCCGTCACCGAGTTCGGCACTGTGCTCGAGACGAGCATTGGGCGAGCGGTTGAGGGCTTGAAAGACTTGCAGGTTGTCCAGTGCGGCCATATGGGTTCTCTCCAACGCCTTGCATCCTACTCCGTAGACGCGTGCCTGCCAGCCTGCCGCCGGACAAAAGCGCAAGTTTATGCAAGTGAGCCAGGGCGTAGCGCCGGACACTGGGCTCCTATCGAGGAGCCTTAGTCATGAACCTTTCTTTGTACCTGCTGACCGTGCTGATCTGGGGTACCACCTGGATTGCCTTGAAATGGCAACTGGGCGTGGTGGCCATTCCCGTGTCGATCGTCTATCGCTTCGGCCTCGCCGCGCTGGTGCTGTTCGTGATCCTGCTGCTCAGCCGACGCCTGCAAGTGATGAACCGTCGCGGGCACCTGATCTGCCTGGCTCAGGGCCTGTGCCTGTTCTGCGTCAACTTCATGTGCTTCCTCACGGCGAGCCAGTGGATCCCCAGCGGTCTGGTGGCCGTGGTGTTTTCCACCGCCACCCTGTGGAATGCCCTCAACGCGCGGGTGTTCTTCGGTCAGAAAATCGCCCGCAATGTGTTGATGGGCGGCGCGTTGGGCCTGCTGGGGCTGGGGCTGCTGTTCTGGCCGGAACTGGCCGGGCATACCGCCAGCCCGGAAACCTTGCTCGGTCTCGGTCTGGCCCTGTGCGGCACCTTGTGTTTCTCGGCGGGCAACATGCTTTCGAGCCTGCAGCAGAAGGCCGGTCTCAGGCCGCTGACCACCAATGCCTGGGGCATGGCCTACGGGGCCGCGATGCTCACGGTGTGGTGCCTGGTCAAAGGCATTCCCTTCGACATGGAGATGAGCGCGCGCTACATCGGCTCACTGTTGTACCTGGTGATTCCGGGATCGGTGATCGGTTTCACTGCCTACCTGACCCTGGTCGGCCGCATGGGGCCTGAGCGGGCTGCGTATTGCACGGTGCTGTTTCCGGTGGTGGCGCTCAACGTGTCAGCGTTCGCCGAGGGTTATCAGTGGACGATGCCGGCACTGTTGGGGCTGGTGTTGGTGATGTTGGGCAATGTATTGGTGTTTCGCAAGCCCAAACCACGCTTGGTACAGGGGAGTGGCAAGCTCGCTTGAAGTAACGTTCATCGAGCGCTGAAGTCCTCAGTGCTCGACTTTGATCGCAATATAAATCATCAGCGGTAGTATGAAATCGACAATATGCCGGGTCCAGTCTTTGTAACTCCAGGCTTGTGATTGGTCCATGTTGAACCATTCCACACCGATCACTTGAAAGCCGACATAGTAAAGCAGGAGTGCAATGAGCAGTCCAATGATCGCGGGCTTCTTGGCCTCGTGAAATTCTTCTGCGCTGCTATTCAGGTTTTTATAAAGATAACAGGTGCCGATCATGAAAAAGAGCGTGTAGATAACCTCAAGTGTAATGATGAGCCAGTAGATGCGGTGATGGAGCATGTGCGAGGTAATGGCCCTGTAGCTGTACCTCCCGTCGTCACCTGTGCTCTCCATGCTCAGGATGTTACTGATGTTTTCGTAGTTGGTTGCGTAGTCTGAAAAGTTGCTGTACATCACCAGCAATCCAAAAATGCTTATGAATAACATTAGTGTGGCTTTGCTGAAGCGTATAACTTGATTTGTCGTAAGTTGATTCAATGTGATGATCTCCTTTATTGTTCCAGTTGTGCCGGGGTAAGTAAGGAGAGTCTAGCGTGTGGTTTTATCGTTTGTTTATTGACTGAATTGCAGGGTGTGTATTCAGACAGCTTTCTGACAGGTTGAGATTAATACTGCTTTATTCTTGGCATTAAAGGGCAGGTGCTGATAACGCCTGCCCGTTTTTTCAACCCTTCCAGACTTGTGGGTTGACCAGGTCCTGCGGTCGTTCCCCCAACAGGGCACTGCGCAAGTTGGCCAGGGCACGGTTGGCCATGGCATCGCGAGTCTCATGGGTGGCCGAGCCGATGTGCGGCAAGGTCACGGCATTTTTCAGCTGGAACAGTGGCGACTCGGCCAGCGGTTCCTTTTCGTATACGTCCAGCCCGGCACCACGAATGCGGTTGTTTTGCAGCGCTTCGATCAGCGCCGGTTCATCCACCACGGGGCCGCGGGAAATGTTTACCAGAATGGCACTCGGCTTCATCAGCGCCAGTTCACGATGGCTGATGAGGTGTTTGGTTTTCTCGCTGAGCGGCACCACCAGGCAAACGAAATCAGCTTCGGCCAGCAATTGATCGAGGCTGCGGTACTGTGCGCCGAGTTCCTGTTCCAGCTCGGTCTTGCGGCTGTTGCCGCTGTAGATGACCGGCATGTTGAAGCCCAAGCGACCGCGTCGGGCGATGGCCGCACCGATATTGCCCATGCCGACGATGCCCAGGGTCTTGCCGTGCACATCGCAACCGAACAGCTGCGCACCGACAGTGGCCTGCCATTGCCCGGCCTTGGTCCAGGCATCCAGTTCGGCGACGCGACGGGCGCTGCTCATCAACAGGGCAAACGCCAGGTCGGCGGTGCTTTCGGTGAGCACATCCGGCGTATTGGTCAGCATGATCCCGCGTTCGTTGAAGTAGGCCAGATCATAGTTGTCGTAGCCCACAGAGACGCTGGACACCACTTCCAGGCTGGCGGCGTTCTCCAGCTGCGCACGACCGAGTTTGCGGCCTACACCAATCAAGCCATGGGCCTGGGGCAGGGCTTCGTTGAATTGGGCGTTGATGTCGCCGTTTTTCGGATTCGGCACGATGACGTCGAAATCCTGTTGCAGGCGTTCGATCATTTGCGGGGTGACGCGGCTGAAAGCCAGGACAGTCTTTTTCATGTGGGGCGGGCTCGTCGGGCGGTGAAGAATGATGAGCACGCTAACATTCTTCACGGGATTTGTGCGAGTCGTCAGGCGGTCAGTGCAAGCTTGCAGCTTGCGGTGCTTCATCCAGTTATACTGCCGCACTTCTTATACTGTGGCATGCGGCCCGCTCACTGGGCCCGACAATTAATGCACCACCCGGAGCTTTCATGACTTCCCCGAAACAACCGCCGATCGCCGACGCCCTGAGCGACGTGCAGGCAGAGCTGCCAGACAGCGTCGACTCCAGCGCCGACAGCGAAACCAAAGCCGAGATCCCGGCCTTCAAATTCCCGTTCAAGCCGGGTGATCTGGCGGCCGCCAAGGATTCCAACCAGCCGTGGTACAAGAACGGCGCCAAGAACGGCCACACCAAGACGCCGGGCATGGCTCCGCCGGGGACTCGTCGGTCGATGGGTAAGCGCTAAGGCTTCAGGTTTGTAGTGCCTGGCCTGCCGTCATCGCGAGCAGGCTCGCTCCCACAAGGAGACTGCGTTCTTGCAATGAGAATGCGATCAAATGTGGGAGCGAGCCTGCTCGCGATGGGGCCGCTACAGGCAACACATCTGTTGAATCAAACCGCCCGCAACGAAATAAACGAGTAATTCGCCGGCGCATCCGCCGCCACTTGCGCACCTGTGGCCAGCACTTGCCCGGCAATATCATCCCCCGACACATGAAACAGCCATTCGCTGTCCCATTGCGGCAACGTTTGCCCAACCAGGTCGTCGATGATTGCGGCGAACTCCGTCATATCCGGTAGATAAGCGGTAAACCCGTCGCCCTTCAGGGCCGTCGTGCGAATCCCCAGCAACGCACAAATCGCGTCCTTCATCAGAATGTCATCACGATCCGCCTGGCGGGAGCGCAGGATCAATTCCGACAATTCCCGGTCGACCAACTCACCACCGACAATCAGGTCCGGTCCTTTTTCCCACGACTCAGGCGGACATTCCTTCACCGCTGTGTTCAGTGGTATGTGCGGATTGATTTCCATCGGATAGATACGACACACCAGCGGCCGTCGTTCGTAGATGCGACAGAGGTTGTCTTCGTCAAGATTCCGGCAGGGGCCGACATTGTAGGCGGCGAAGGTGATGGCCACGTACGCCTCGGATTCACCGCTGCACACCACCGCCGAACGGCGTTCGGCGTGTTCCCGTTGGTGCACCGGCAGACCCAGGCCATTGCCCAGAAACGCCTCCACCAGCACGATCACCTGACCGCCGTCAGCTGCCCACATCCGGGCTTCGCCCAGGGTCAGGGGCACATGGTGGTCGTTGCAGCATTTGCCGCAGCCTACACAGGAAAAAGTCGTATTCATTGAGCGTTCGTTCGCATCACAGGGCATGAAACGGCGACAGAATGCCGCCGCAAAGGCCACTATCGAAGCAAGTTATGCGCCACTCAGTTTGCCTTACCGGCCGGGCGGATAGAGTCCCATTCGGTGACGTACGCGGTTTTGCTCTTTTTGTTGTACAGGCACAACTCGGTGCCTTGTGCGCCTTTCATGTGCTTTTGCGGGTACTGGCCCTGGAGCAGGAGCGCGGTATAGCCGACCCGGTCATCGAACTGCGCGGCGTTGCCGACCGGTTTGCTGTCCTTCAGGCCGCTGGCCTTGGTGCAGCTGGTGAGTACGGCTTTATCGTAGGTGGCCCAGGCGCCGGGGCTGGAGGCGTGGGCCTGGGAGGCGAGGGCAGTGAGGCAGAGAATAGTCAGGGTTGCTGCTTTCATGGTTCAGGCATCCTTGGTGCTGTGACCGAAAGGTGAGTATGCCTGAAGGTTTTGAGGTGGTTGTGTCGGCCCCATCGCGAGCTTGCTCGCGATGGCGGTTTGTCAGAGTGGCACCGGCTCCCGGCGGACCGTGCGCATCCCGACGCTTTCATACAAGCGCCGCGCCCGAAGGTTGTCTTCACGTACCTTCAGGTCC includes these proteins:
- a CDS encoding DUF2165 domain-containing protein gives rise to the protein MNQLTTNQVIRFSKATLMLFISIFGLLVMYSNFSDYATNYENISNILSMESTGDDGRYSYRAITSHMLHHRIYWLIITLEVIYTLFFMIGTCYLYKNLNSSAEEFHEAKKPAIIGLLIALLLYYVGFQVIGVEWFNMDQSQAWSYKDWTRHIVDFILPLMIYIAIKVEH
- a CDS encoding D-glycerate dehydrogenase, translated to MKKTVLAFSRVTPQMIERLQQDFDVIVPNPKNGDINAQFNEALPQAHGLIGVGRKLGRAQLENAASLEVVSSVSVGYDNYDLAYFNERGIMLTNTPDVLTESTADLAFALLMSSARRVAELDAWTKAGQWQATVGAQLFGCDVHGKTLGIVGMGNIGAAIARRGRLGFNMPVIYSGNSRKTELEQELGAQYRSLDQLLAEADFVCLVVPLSEKTKHLISHRELALMKPSAILVNISRGPVVDEPALIEALQNNRIRGAGLDVYEKEPLAESPLFQLKNAVTLPHIGSATHETRDAMANRALANLRSALLGERPQDLVNPQVWKG
- a CDS encoding DMT family transporter; translation: MNLSLYLLTVLIWGTTWIALKWQLGVVAIPVSIVYRFGLAALVLFVILLLSRRLQVMNRRGHLICLAQGLCLFCVNFMCFLTASQWIPSGLVAVVFSTATLWNALNARVFFGQKIARNVLMGGALGLLGLGLLFWPELAGHTASPETLLGLGLALCGTLCFSAGNMLSSLQQKAGLRPLTTNAWGMAYGAAMLTVWCLVKGIPFDMEMSARYIGSLLYLVIPGSVIGFTAYLTLVGRMGPERAAYCTVLFPVVALNVSAFAEGYQWTMPALLGLVLVMLGNVLVFRKPKPRLVQGSGKLA
- a CDS encoding YkgJ family cysteine cluster protein → MNTTFSCVGCGKCCNDHHVPLTLGEARMWAADGGQVIVLVEAFLGNGLGLPVHQREHAERRSAVVCSGESEAYVAITFAAYNVGPCRNLDEDNLCRIYERRPLVCRIYPMEINPHIPLNTAVKECPPESWEKGPDLIVGGELVDRELSELILRSRQADRDDILMKDAICALLGIRTTALKGDGFTAYLPDMTEFAAIIDDLVGQTLPQWDSEWLFHVSGDDIAGQVLATGAQVAADAPANYSFISLRAV
- a CDS encoding AraC family transcriptional regulator, encoding MAALDNLQVFQALNRSPNARLEHSAELGDGLSAALWSNHHDAQEYEAPSHHTLSCYLAGGTGTFRRDQPDNKGGPDKLCILPADHQSGWVINGDIRLAHLYFSPEQFALGCVTLLDREPREMQLREQTFLDDPQQALRFRQLITLNWEEPGERLLTSSLAHELLSHALLSQVNARQGLRLKGGLAAHQRRHLVEFIDSHLDEAISLGQLAALCALSEYHFARMFRESFGLPPHQYVLARRLNRARELLRTTSQPLGDIALACGFSSASHFTNRFRQSLGGTPGEYRQAFLR